A region of Anolis carolinensis isolate JA03-04 unplaced genomic scaffold, rAnoCar3.1.pri scaffold_7, whole genome shotgun sequence DNA encodes the following proteins:
- the rps15 gene encoding small ribosomal subunit protein uS19 — MRIPRQRSDGRGLGGIPEAPPLARPKGQPAREFVLFPEKTEAKMAEVEQKKKRTFRKFTYRGVDLDQLLDMSYEQLMQLYSARQRRRLNRGLRRKQHSLLKRLRKAKKEAPPMEKPEVVKTHLRDMIILPEMVGSMVGVYNGKTFNQVEIKPEMIGHYLGEFSITYKPVKHGRPGIGATHSSRFIPLK, encoded by the exons ATGCGCATTCCCAGACAGCGGAGTGACGGGCGTGGTTTGGGCGGAATCCCGGAAGCCCCGCCTCTCGCGAGACCTAAGGGACAGCCCGCGCGAGAATTCGTCCTTTTCCCTGAGAAGACTGAAGCCAAGATG GCGGAAGTGGAGCAGAAGAAGAAGCGGACCTTCCGGAAGTTCACATACCGGGGCGTTGATCTGGATCAGCTCCTCGACATGTCCTA TGAGCAGCTGATGCAGCTGTACAGTGCCCGCCAGCGCCGACGGTTGAACCGGGGCCTGCGCCGCAAGCAGCACTCTCTACTGAAGCGCCTGCGCAAGGCCAAGAAGGAGGCCCCACCGATGGAGAAGCCCGAGGTGGTCAAGACCCACCTGCGAGACATGATCATCCTCCCTGAGATGGTGGGCAGCATGGTGGGCGTCTACAATGGCAAGACCTTCAACCAGGTGGAGATCAAG CCGGAGATGATTGGTCACTACTTGGGGGAGTTCTCCATCACCTACAAGCCGGTGAAGCACGGCCGGCCAGGGATTGGGGCCACCCACTCGTCTCGCTTCATCCCTCTCAAGTAA